In Ictalurus furcatus strain D&B chromosome 23, Billie_1.0, whole genome shotgun sequence, a single window of DNA contains:
- the sh3kbp1 gene encoding SH3 domain-containing kinase-binding protein 1 isoform X5, with protein sequence MKTEVKTEVKKELSSTSQAAKSDLSNGSASPGSESSLRPAKKGEAIRKRRCKAAFSYIPQNEDELELKIGDIIEVLGEVEEGWWEGCLNGKTGMFPCNFTKELPADVEDLATPPEDTRSTRTSVGVKDSTGSESDGGDSSSVRSDAGSAASSSEIQPKKVRGFGFGDIFKDQPIKLRPRSMDLDNELEKLTAKKSAPCVPQETMKTEPENKTKVKEFCKVLFPYDAQNEDELSIKEGEIVTIISKDCADAGWWLGEMNGKQGVFPDNFVKLFVPEVEKERPKKPPPPAAPTKHITDKKPEVKKVPPERPESLPQRAEEKGDEIKLVELQKPVLPVFPPKKPLPPKSNNSLNRPASLPPKRPERPERPAAPSAQCDGSGVASDRMSSDKSAEIDDFDSIVSSTEKLSHPTASRPRVTDRRPRSQIFTPSSLSGTDLLDLQSPEDEQREREKGKDEPDSLPPRSLDSTRKMPKALPVIIAPEKASKPTPPAALRPHSPSEAKMKSEQGSNMLEELRTQLRELRATVELMKSQHKQEMKQLVSELDEEKKMRLSLQMDVENIKKALSK encoded by the exons gAGAGGCCATACGTAAGAGACGCTGCAAAGCTGCCTTTAGTTACATCCCGCAGAATGAAGACGAGCTGGAGCTCAAGATCGGAGACATCATCGAGGTCCTGGGAGAG GTGGAGGAGGGCTGGTGGGAAGGATGTCTCAATGGCAAGACCGGGATGTTCCCCTGCAACTTCACTAAAGAGCTGCCGGCCGACGTGGAGGATCTGGCAACCCCACCTGAGGACACACGCAGCACACGGACCA gtgtaggtgtgaaGGACAGCACAGGCTCGGAGAGCGACGGAGGAGACAGTAGCAGTGTGCGTTCAGATGCAGGCAGTGCCGCCTCCAGCAGCGAGATTCAGCCCAAGAAGGTGCGCGGCTTCGGATTCGGCGACATCTTCAAAGATCAGCCCATTAAGCTCCGCCCACGATCCATGGACCTGGACAACGAACTAGAGAAG CTGACAGCGAAGAAATCAGCACCGTGTGTTCCTCAGGAAACCATGAAGACAGAACCTGAAAACAAGACCAAAG TGAAGGAGTTCTGTAAGGTGTTATTCCCGTACGACGCCCAGAACGAGGATGAGCTGTCAATCAAGGAGGGAGAGATCGTCACCATCATCAGTAAG gattgtGCTGATGCAGGCTGGTGGCTCGGGGAGATGAACGGTAAACAGGGTGTGTTTCCCGACAACTTTGTGAAGCTCTTTGTTCCCGAGGTGGAGAAAGAG aggCCTAAGAAACCGCCTCCTCCTGCAGCACCTactaaacacatcacag ACAAAAAGCCAGAGGTTAAAAAGGTTCCTCCCGAACGGCCCGAGTCTCTTCCACAGCGAGCCGAGGAGAAAG GTGATGAAATCAAGTTGGTCGAGCTCCAGAAGCCGGTGCTTCCTGTCTTTCCACCGAAGAAGCCTTTACCCCCGAAGAGCAACAACTCCCTGAACCGACCCGCGTCCCTGCCCCCGAAGCGACCCGAGCGACCTGAGAGACCGGCCGCGCCCAGCGCACA gtgtgacgGTTCTGGTGTAGCTTCAGATCGGATGTCCTCTGACAAATCGGCTGAAATCG acGACTTCGACTCCATCGTTTCCTCCACAGAGAAGCTGAGCCACCCTACTGCCTCCAGACCTCGAGTCACAGACCGCCGACCTCGCTCTCAGATCTTCACAcct TCCTCTCTCTCCGGCACTGACCTCCTGGACTTGCAGTCTCCGGAGGAcgagcagagagagagggagaaagggaagGACGAGCCGGACTCATTACCTCCCAGATCTCTGGACAGCACCAGGAAGATGCCCAAGGCACTTCCCGTCATCATa GCTCCTGAGAAAGCCTCCAAACCCACACCTCCCGCTGCCCTCAGGCCTCACTCACCAAGTGAGGCCAAGATGAAGAGCGAGCAGGGTTCCAACATGCTGGAGGAGCTCAGAACTCAGCTACGAGAGCTGAGGGCCACCGTGGAGCTGATGAAGAGCCAGCACAA ACAAGAGATGAAACAGCTTGTGAGCGAACTCGACGAGGAGAAAAAGATGCGCTTATCCCTGCAG atGGATGTCGAGAACATTAAGAAGGCTCTGTCCAAATGA